A section of the Thermodesulfobacteriota bacterium genome encodes:
- a CDS encoding purine-nucleoside phosphorylase: protein MVPAGEERLDAAMAAHRAQVEEAAAFLAERLPVAPEIVIVLGTGLGGLADRIHDPLVLPYAEIPHFPRATVASHAGNLLCGLLAGRRVAALQGRFHFYEGYSTRLLTLPLRVLSRLGPRLLIVANAAGGLNPAFRPGTIMIIRDHLNLLGENPLRGPNIDAWGPRFPDLSRAYAPELVALASRAAATLALTEVSSGVYVAIAGPSLETPAETRFLRLCGADAVGMSTVPEVIVARHAGMAVLGLSVIANVNDPDNLAPILIEDVIAGAQAAESKLVALVEEILTTLPPSPGEPADQESNQHG from the coding sequence ATGGTGCCCGCCGGCGAGGAGCGTCTGGACGCCGCCATGGCAGCCCACCGGGCCCAGGTGGAGGAGGCGGCCGCCTTTCTGGCGGAGCGGCTGCCCGTAGCGCCGGAGATCGTCATCGTCCTGGGCACCGGCCTGGGCGGCCTGGCGGACCGCATCCACGACCCGCTGGTCCTGCCCTATGCCGAAATCCCCCACTTCCCCCGGGCCACGGTGGCCAGTCACGCCGGGAATCTTCTGTGCGGCCTTCTGGCCGGCCGGCGGGTCGCGGCGCTGCAAGGCCGCTTCCACTTCTACGAGGGCTATTCCACCCGACTTCTGACCCTGCCCCTGCGGGTGCTGTCCCGGCTGGGCCCCCGGCTCCTCATTGTGGCCAACGCCGCCGGCGGCCTCAACCCGGCCTTCCGGCCCGGCACCATCATGATCATCCGGGACCATCTCAACCTCCTGGGCGAGAACCCCTTGCGGGGTCCCAACATCGATGCCTGGGGGCCCCGTTTCCCGGATCTGTCCCGGGCCTATGCCCCGGAACTCGTCGCCCTGGCCAGCCGGGCCGCGGCAACCCTGGCCTTGACAGAGGTCTCGTCCGGGGTCTATGTTGCCATTGCCGGCCCCAGCCTGGAAACCCCGGCCGAAACCCGCTTCCTGCGCCTGTGTGGCGCCGATGCGGTGGGCATGTCCACGGTGCCGGAGGTGATCGTCGCCCGCCACGCCGGCATGGCGGTTCTGGGGCTGTCGGTGATCGCCAACGTCAACGATCCGGACAACTTGGCGCCCATCCTCATCGAGGACGTGATCGCCGGGGCCCAGGCCGCCGAGTCCAAGCTGGTGGCCCTGGTGGAGGAAATCCTCACCACCCTGCCGCCATCCCCGGGGGAACCTGCCGATCAGGAGTCGAATCAGCATGGCTGA
- a CDS encoding ATP-binding protein, translating into MGMDLAERLHLLRATDIFQGLTLEEMTTFAKAMEELQAADGTVVVQEGDPGHDMYILVSGRLRIFKNARTITFIEAVDYVGEMAVLEDKPRSASVQAVGPCTLLRITAQQFQDFLAHQPQSLVALMRGLSRRVRRDTEQLADEFEKANILVHDMANVLSGFIYLDVLARESLEPRLADYVRRMKKSRDHLAEMIQEALANAKRLKRPPPSQEVDLVDLVRDVVTSEVAVHPDTRGRQIEVVAEPVPPVACHPLDIRRVVMNLLLNAAQASPVGTPITVVVRPASGWTEIEVIDRGPGIPATIVEKIFEPHFTTKTGGNGLGLPSCQAIIQSCRGTVSFVTTPGAGTIFTVRLPWDGTPPADCRGDA; encoded by the coding sequence ATGGGCATGGATCTTGCCGAGCGCCTCCACCTCCTCCGGGCCACGGACATCTTCCAGGGCCTGACCCTGGAGGAGATGACCACCTTTGCCAAGGCCATGGAGGAGCTGCAGGCAGCGGATGGCACGGTGGTGGTCCAGGAGGGCGACCCCGGCCATGACATGTATATCCTGGTCAGCGGCCGGCTGCGGATCTTCAAGAACGCCCGCACCATCACCTTCATCGAGGCCGTGGACTACGTGGGCGAGATGGCTGTCCTGGAGGACAAGCCCCGCTCGGCCTCGGTGCAGGCGGTGGGCCCCTGCACCCTGCTGCGCATCACCGCCCAGCAGTTTCAGGATTTCCTGGCCCACCAGCCCCAGTCCCTGGTGGCCCTGATGCGGGGGCTGTCCCGCCGGGTACGCCGGGACACCGAGCAGCTGGCCGACGAGTTCGAGAAGGCCAATATCCTGGTCCATGACATGGCCAATGTCCTGTCCGGCTTCATCTACCTCGATGTCCTGGCCCGGGAGAGCCTGGAGCCGAGGCTGGCCGACTACGTCCGGCGGATGAAGAAGAGCCGCGACCATCTGGCGGAGATGATCCAGGAGGCCCTGGCCAATGCCAAGCGCCTCAAGCGTCCCCCCCCCAGCCAGGAGGTGGACCTGGTGGATCTGGTCCGGGATGTGGTGACCAGCGAGGTGGCGGTGCATCCCGATACCCGGGGCCGGCAGATCGAGGTGGTCGCCGAGCCGGTGCCGCCGGTGGCCTGCCACCCTTTGGACATCCGGCGGGTGGTCATGAACCTGCTCCTGAACGCGGCCCAGGCCAGCCCGGTGGGCACGCCCATCACGGTGGTGGTCCGGCCGGCCAGCGGCTGGACCGAGATCGAGGTCATCGACCGCGGTCCCGGGATCCCCGCCACCATCGTGGAGAAGATCTTCGAGCCCCACTTCACCACCAAGACCGGCGGCAACGGCCTGGGGCTGCCCTCCTGCCAGGCCATCATCCAGAGCTGCCGGGGGACGGTGAGCTTTGTCACCACCCCCGGGGCCGGCACCATCTTCACGGTCCGTCTGCCCTGGGATGGCACGCCGCCAGCCGACTGCCGGGGAGACGCCTGA